GATCATCGTATGTGATGGAAACGAGGCGGCGGCCTGGGGTGTGGCGCTCGCTCGACCCGACATGGTGGCGGTCTACCCCATAACCCCTCAGTCTTCTTTGGCCGAGTACATTTCCCAGTTCGTGGCCGACGGCATCATCAAGGCGGACCTGATGGACGTGGAAGGGGAGCACAGCGTGCTCTCGGTTCTACAGGGTGCCTGCCTGGCCGGGGCCAGGACCTTCACGGCCAGTTGCGGGCAGGGACTGGCCTTCATGTTCGAACCCTATTTCCGGACGCCCCCTTTGCGGCTTCCCATCGTCATGTCCATCGTGACCAGGGATGGGATCACTCCCCAGTGTGTCTGGGGGGGGCAACAGGACGCCATGACCGTAAGGGAGGCAGGATGGATCCACATGTTTTGCGAGACCTGCCAGGAGGTGCTGGACACGGTGATCATGGCTTACAAGATCGCCGAGGATCGCGGGATCATGCTACCCGTAAACGTGAACCACGACGGCAACTACCTGTCCTATGGGGTCGAGCGGGTGGAACTCCCCGACCATGAAGAGGTGGACGCTTTCCTGGGTGAAAAAAACATCAACTGGCATGTGGCCCTGGATCCTGAGCGACCCATGGGAGTGGATCCCCTGACCGGGGGCGCCGGGGGCGAGGGCCCGGCCCTGTTCGTTCGGTACCGCAAGGGCCTGTGCAAGGCCATGCAGAACGCCCTGGAAGTGATTCCGGCTGTTCACAGGGAATGGGGAGAGCGCTTCGGGCGATTTCACGCCCCCCTGATCGAGGAATACCGCATCGATGGGGCCGAATACGCGATCGTCACCATCGGCAGCATGACCGGGGCGGGCAAGGATGCCGTGGACCTGGCCCGGGAGAAAGGAGAGAGAGTGGGTCTCATCAAGATCAAGACCTTCCGCCCCTTTCCCCTGGCTGCGCTTTGCAGCGTCCTTTCCAAGGTGAAAGCCGTAGGAGTGGTGGATCGATCCGTGAGTTTCGGCTGGAATGCCGGTCCCGTTTTCCAGGAGATCCTCTCAGCGCTCTATCACCTGGAGAAACGTATTCCGGCCTTGAGCTTCATCGGAGGACTTGCCGGGGCGGACATCACGGTGGATCATTTCATGAGAGTCATTGAGACCACGGGAAAGGCGCTGAAGGGTGAGGTCCCCTCCGATACCGTTTGGCTCAATGGGCCCGAAGAAAACCGTTGACGCCGCCCTGGGCCGGAACAACCAAGTTGGTGCCCATCCATGAATGAGAAAAATTGGGCAAGGTCAAAGAAGGCGAAAATTGGCCGTTAATGGATGGGCGCAAGTTAGAGGATCAGCCATGCCCCAAACCAGATACGTGATCATCGGAAGCAGCCATGCGGGACTTTCCGCCGTGGAGGCCATTCGCCTGACGGACCGGGACAATCCCGTCTTTCTCCTGACCCAGGAAGACACCCTCCCATACTCTCCCACAATCCTTCCCTACGTGGTATCGGGGGAGGCGGATCCGGAAAAGATCTTCTTGAAGGATGAAGATGCCCTGAAGGGATCGGGAGTCGTGTACAGGCGGGGAGAGAAGGTCGTAGGACTGGATCTGCACGCCAGGTCCATCATCCTGAAATCCGGGGAAATACTGGATTACGACAAGTTGCTTTTGGCCACGGGGGCTGCTCCTGTACTGCCTCCTGTAGAGGGCCTGGAGGGTGTCTCCTGCCACGTGCTCCGAACCCTGGAAGATGCCCTCGGGTTGCGTAGGGCCATGGAGGGAAGCCGATCGGCCGTGGTCCTGGGGGGGGGACTCATTGGAATGCATGCCGCCGAGAACCTTCACAAGGGGGGATTGAAAGTGACCCTGGTGGAGGCCCTCGATCAGATTTTGCCGGGTTACTTCGACAGGGAAGCGGCGGGACTTATCCGGGATATCTTCCGGGAAAACGGTATCGAAGTCCTGACCGGGAGCGTAGTGACCCGTGTCTTCGAAGACCGCGGGAGGTGTATCGTTTCCCTGGATTCTGGGGAGGAGCGTACGGCCGATCTGCTGTTGGTGGCAACCGGGGTCCGGCCGAGGATCGGCTTTTTGACCGGATCGGGGATCGACGCGGAAGAGGGCGTACTGGTGGACGAGCGGATGCGCACTACCCATCCCGATGTCTGGGCGGCGGGAGATGTGGCACAGGCACCGGATTTTTTCGATTCAGGGAAAAAGAGGATCCACGCCACCCTTGTAAATGCCGTCGAGCAGGGACGCATCGCGGGAATGGATATGGCCGGTGATGAGGCCCTGGTTCCCCACCCCGGCGGTATTGCCATGAATACCTACCGCTTTTTTGGACACCGGGCCTTCGCCGTGGGGCTCGGCGGGGAGAACTCCGGGGAACTTTCCCCTCACCACTTGGTGGAGAAGACCGGTCCCCGCTACCGGAAGATCGTGCTTCAGGGAGGCCGGCTTGTTGGGGCATCGGGAATCAACGACGGCATGGATCCGGGCATTATAGCCGAACTGATCCGGCGGAAAATTCCTTTACAGGGGCTGGAAGAGCGCTTTATATCCGACCCGCTGGGAACGGGCCGGGTTCTGATGTCAAGGACATGGAGATAGGGGATGGGAAATCGATCGGGAGACGAGGAAATGACGGGAAACGGTTATCGGACCATTGCCTTTTACCCGGACAGATGTGACGGCTGTAACCTCTGCGTAGAGGCCTGCGCCGAGCATCACGCCGGGAGCAAGGAGGCGGTTCATTCCCGTATCCGGGTTTGCGGGGACGAAGAGGGCCGGTACACGGGGATCGCCTTGTGTCGGCAATGCAGTATGCCCCGGTGCGCCATGAACTGCCCGGCCGGGGCCCTGAGCAAGGATCCCGAAACGGGCGTGGTCTGCTGGGACGAAGAGAAGTGCGTGGGGTGCCTGCTATGTACCCTGACCTGTCCTTATGGGGGGATCGTGTTCAACGCCGCATCGGGCCGGGTCATGAAGTGCGATTTTTGTGGAGGGCGACCTGCCTGCGTGGAGGCCTGCACCAGGGGGGCGCTTGAATTGAAGCGAGGAGCGGATCTTTACAATGCCTGGGGTGACCTGGAAGATCTTGTTGTTCCGGGCATTTCCGCATGCCTGGGGTGCAACTCGGAACTCCTCCTGCGACATACCTTGAGAAGGATCGGCCCCAACGTGGTCCTGGCCACCCCGCCGGGATGCATTGCCGGGGTGGGTGCCGTTGGGGTGAACGGAAAGACAGCCGTAAAGACCCCCGTGTTTCATCCCCTCCTGACCAACACGGCATCCATGCTGGCGGGTGCCAGGAGATACTACAATCGGATCGGCCGGGATGTCACCATGCTGGCCCTGGGAGGAGACGGGGGTACTGCGGACGTGGGTTTTCAGTCCCTCTCCGGAGCGGCGGAACGCGGCGAGCAGATGATTTACATCTGCGTGGACAACGAGGGGTACATGAATACGGGGGTTCAGCGTTCAGGCACCACCCCCTTCGGGGCCTGGACCTCGACCACCCCCGTAGGCTCGGTCCTGCGCGGGAAGACCCGGGAGGCCAAGCCCCTGCCTCTTCTCATGGTGATGCACAACTGCGAATACGTGGCCACTGCATGCACCGCCTTCATGGAGGACTATTACGAGAAGCTGGAAAAGGCCATTGAGGCCTCGAAGAAGGGAATGGCATATATCCACGTCTTTTCGCCCTGCCCCACGGGATGGAGGTTTCCCCCGGGAAAGCTGATCGAGGCCGGACGAAAGGCGGTACAGACCAATATCGTACCCCTTTGGGAGTTTGAGTTGAAAACGGGCAGGATCCGGTTCACCTACCCGGTCGATGATCCCCTGCCGGTACAGGAATACCTTTCCCTCATCGGGAAGTTCAGACACCTGGACGAGGAGCAGATTCGCTTGATCCAGGAACAAACCGAGCGGAAGATCCAGATTTTGAAGGCCTTCACGAAAGAGGGGAGGGACGGGGATGAGACCAGAGTGGAAGGGGTTGGTTCTTGAGAATGAAGCTCCCCGCTGAAAGCAGCGGGGTATCGAGACCTTTGAAAAACGCCCCCTTTTGCCCGATCTTCCGCCTTCGCTATGGCTACGGCGTGACAAGTCCGCCAGACAACGGCGGACAGGCGGTGTCAGACTCAAACCTGGGACCCACCCGAGGGGTGGAGAGTCCAAGTGAAACGCGGACAAATTTTAACCCAAATTATGCGTTAATGGTGAAATTTATCTTCATTACAATATGTTAAATCCTGACAGCACCCGATAGGTGAAAGGGAAAAGGATGTTCCCTCCGCTACGTTCGCTACGCCGTCCATGGCTCCGCTCACTGCCGATTTTGGCTCTTCCGCTCTCCCTGCCTGCGGCAGGCAGGCTGCTCCAGAGCCAAAATAGGCCCTGCCTGCGGCAGGCAGGCTGCTCCAGAGCCAAAATAGGCCGCTTCGGGAAAATCCTTTTCCCCTTTCTTGGACAGGCGTTCACGCATAATTTGGGTTTAATCCTCGAAATATTTCAATGTATGGTGCCTCTGCCGCTTGGCATTCTAAAGCGGGATGGTTAAAATTTTCGTCTTCCCCTCCGGGGCGTAGGCCTTACGGGCCGGAGGCTTGACCTTGGACAAAATTGAACGTTTTTCAAAGGTCTCGTTTGGAAAAGATCAGAAGGAAGATTCCATGGCCAAACCCGTTTCCATTCAGGAATACCTCAGGCCTAAAAACCTGTTGGAGGCCTGCGAATGCCTGGGAAACCATCCGGAGGCAAGGCTGCTCGCCGGCGGAACGGACCTCTTGAACGCCCTCTCCCGCGTTCCCGAAGGGCGCGTTACGATCATTTCCTTGAGGGATATCGGGGAGATCCGGGAGGTGAGGATTATGCCCGGTGGAGAAGTGTTCATCGGAGCCACGGCGAGCCACCGTGAGGTGACGGAATCCCCGATCATTCGGGAACACTTCCCCTCCCTTGCCAAGGCCTGCGGGATGGTGGGATCACCCTCGATTCGAAACACCGGGACGATCGGTGGAAACGTGGCGACTGCTTCTCCTTCTGCGGATTCCATTCCGCCCCTCATCGCATACGAGGCCGGGGCGGTCGTCTTTTCTCCCGCGGGAGAGAGGGA
Above is a window of Deltaproteobacteria bacterium DNA encoding:
- a CDS encoding phenylglyoxylate dehydrogenase, producing MGKIIVCDGNEAAAWGVALARPDMVAVYPITPQSSLAEYISQFVADGIIKADLMDVEGEHSVLSVLQGACLAGARTFTASCGQGLAFMFEPYFRTPPLRLPIVMSIVTRDGITPQCVWGGQQDAMTVREAGWIHMFCETCQEVLDTVIMAYKIAEDRGIMLPVNVNHDGNYLSYGVERVELPDHEEVDAFLGEKNINWHVALDPERPMGVDPLTGGAGGEGPALFVRYRKGLCKAMQNALEVIPAVHREWGERFGRFHAPLIEEYRIDGAEYAIVTIGSMTGAGKDAVDLAREKGERVGLIKIKTFRPFPLAALCSVLSKVKAVGVVDRSVSFGWNAGPVFQEILSALYHLEKRIPALSFIGGLAGADITVDHFMRVIETTGKALKGEVPSDTVWLNGPEENR
- a CDS encoding FAD-dependent oxidoreductase; the protein is MPQTRYVIIGSSHAGLSAVEAIRLTDRDNPVFLLTQEDTLPYSPTILPYVVSGEADPEKIFLKDEDALKGSGVVYRRGEKVVGLDLHARSIILKSGEILDYDKLLLATGAAPVLPPVEGLEGVSCHVLRTLEDALGLRRAMEGSRSAVVLGGGLIGMHAAENLHKGGLKVTLVEALDQILPGYFDREAAGLIRDIFRENGIEVLTGSVVTRVFEDRGRCIVSLDSGEERTADLLLVATGVRPRIGFLTGSGIDAEEGVLVDERMRTTHPDVWAAGDVAQAPDFFDSGKKRIHATLVNAVEQGRIAGMDMAGDEALVPHPGGIAMNTYRFFGHRAFAVGLGGENSGELSPHHLVEKTGPRYRKIVLQGGRLVGASGINDGMDPGIIAELIRRKIPLQGLEERFISDPLGTGRVLMSRTWR
- a CDS encoding 4Fe-4S binding protein, producing the protein MTGNGYRTIAFYPDRCDGCNLCVEACAEHHAGSKEAVHSRIRVCGDEEGRYTGIALCRQCSMPRCAMNCPAGALSKDPETGVVCWDEEKCVGCLLCTLTCPYGGIVFNAASGRVMKCDFCGGRPACVEACTRGALELKRGADLYNAWGDLEDLVVPGISACLGCNSELLLRHTLRRIGPNVVLATPPGCIAGVGAVGVNGKTAVKTPVFHPLLTNTASMLAGARRYYNRIGRDVTMLALGGDGGTADVGFQSLSGAAERGEQMIYICVDNEGYMNTGVQRSGTTPFGAWTSTTPVGSVLRGKTREAKPLPLLMVMHNCEYVATACTAFMEDYYEKLEKAIEASKKGMAYIHVFSPCPTGWRFPPGKLIEAGRKAVQTNIVPLWEFELKTGRIRFTYPVDDPLPVQEYLSLIGKFRHLDEEQIRLIQEQTERKIQILKAFTKEGRDGDETRVEGVGS
- a CDS encoding xanthine dehydrogenase family protein subunit M is translated as MDKIERFSKVSFGKDQKEDSMAKPVSIQEYLRPKNLLEACECLGNHPEARLLAGGTDLLNALSRVPEGRVTIISLRDIGEIREVRIMPGGEVFIGATASHREVTESPIIREHFPSLAKACGMVGSPSIRNTGTIGGNVATASPSADSIPPLIAYEAGAVVFSPAGEREVPVEELFLGPSKTILRRGEILKGFRLRSRFGRRAEYEKLGTRKAMEIAVVNACVSLVLDDGNTCDDVRIALGAVAPTPVRAKRAEEVLRGKILTEEVIRRAAGEAMEEIQPISDIRASAGYRKSMTGVLVQELITRALPRGGMIPRNERRQ